A stretch of the Rosa rugosa chromosome 5, drRosRugo1.1, whole genome shotgun sequence genome encodes the following:
- the LOC133708188 gene encoding uncharacterized protein LOC133708188 isoform X1, which translates to MVSLDPDDFLAGLADDPDYPSRPFPATENLAEEEELEWLSNKDLFPAVETCLLTEEPPKKAMANAEQGKPVSVSVVKASIGGCGAVLLPPMPSRKTKDESAKVKSMRVCAYCGVTQTPQWPEGPLGICNACGFSYKSGRLCTEDSPKVQSIKSDKVNGIKSDKVKTIKRKCTHCGITQTPQWRLGPLGPQTLCNACGVRYKSGRLCPEYRPANSPTFSQELHSNKHRKVMEIRKQIYGNEGTVVRPVDKCTNSAAATALEKMKKDMFPTVTTVEQPRRSVIAEQQSPVSVLENSTNSSTTLKPHQPPSKFLREQQLFCNQPNNKHNQEDTAKVEIKRNIILMSSCGTLELPYKAPSEVLGQQQLFSCQPTSKRRKKNTVEMKNEGNHATLTSSCGNLEPPHQAPSQFLEQHQLFDDQPNNKCNKKHTTKVEMTMKPVDICGLDSNTTLMKSKKDSLPAVETLNILEHSRGIFIAEQQSPVVGIAVNCQNCGAEQSPQWWEGPLGPKTICLSCGLAKYTGRRKRSMSLVSNKKRKKKDTAKVEMAVKPGDKCTNSTTALMNSKKDPSPAVGTSNISEQPSVIVIAEQQSPASVVENSISSSMMLMSSSGTVNLHNQAPSEFPQQNQFCDQANNKPKEKDTTTVEFEGNSSTLMRSSGALEPLHQAPNEFLDQQQQAKNKPNKKDTAKVESEGNSTTLMSSCGTNKPPDQAQSEFLGQQQLFCNQANNGTKKENTAKGESEGKCQNCGAAQTPSWLGGPLGPKTLCHACGLAKCTAGRQRSIAVEVGKLPCPSPATGEFTNSTCTFPVLEEFHLSQKPSDIANAEQQKPFSVLESSTNNSIALMSSCRIKIPHRARSKVLRRRRSTIPGQQVGIGKNCMQCGKQTNRWRMGPLGPTTLCNACGNKYQPLWGRSGVTVDIAKNYHHCGSEETTQLLLCPLGPKTLCTLCYHWFKASAEVEIGRKCQHCGAEKTPLWRSGPLGSKTLCNACGLRWYKFGDLCRDRSASSPTLLRELHSNCYRNVLI; encoded by the exons ATGGTGTCACTGGACCCAGATGACTTCTTGGCCGGCCTTGCCGATGACCCGGACTATCCCAGCCGTCCATTTCCGGCAACC GAGAACCTAGCTGAGGAAGAAGAGCTGGAATGGCTATCCAACAAGGACCTGTTCCCGGCAGTCGAAACCTGCCTGCTGACGGAGGAGCCACCAAAAAAGGCTATGGCCAATGCCGAGCAGGGGAAGCCGGTCTCTGTCTCGGTGGTtaaagcaagcattggaggatgTGGAGCAGTACTATTGCCGCCAATGCCGAGCAGGAAAACAAAGGATGAGAGTGCCAAAGTGAAGAGTATGAGAGTTTGCGCATATTGCGGGGTTACACAGACCCCACAGTGGCCGGAGGGTCCCTTGGGGATATGTAATGCCTGCGGTTTTAGCTACAAGTCCGGGCGGCTTTGCACTGAAGACAGTCCCAAAGTGCAGAGCATTAAGAGTGACAAGGTGAATGGAATTAAGAGTGACAAGGTGAAGACCATTAAGAGAAAGTGCACACATTGTGGGATTACACAGACTCCGCAGTGGCGGTTGGGTCCCCTTGGACCGCAGACCCTGTGTAATGCTTGTGGGGTTAGGTACAAGTCTGGGAGGCTTTGCCCCGAATACCGCCCTGCAAATAGCCCTACGTTCTCGCAGGAGTTGCATTCGAATAAGCACAGGAAGGTAATGGAGATCAGGAAGCAAATCTATGGGAATGAGGGGACGGTGGTGAGACCTGTGGATAAATG CACAAACAGTGCCGCCGCCACTGCCctagagaagatgaagaaagacATGTTCCCGACTGTCACAACAGTGGAGCAACCAAGAAGAAGTGTCATTGCTGAGCAGCAGAGCCCTGTTTCGGTGCTTGAAAACAGCACAAACAGCAGCACCACCCTCAAGCCCCACCAACCCCCAAGCAAATTTCTGAGGGAGCAGCAGCTGTTCTGTAACCAACCTAACAATAAGCACAACCAGGAAGACACTGCCAAAGTGGAAATTAAGAGAAACATCATCCTCATGAGTTCCTGTGGGACCCTTGAGCTGCCTTATAAAGCGCCAAGCGAAGTTTTGGGGCAGCAGCAGCTGTTTAGTTGCCAACCTACCAGCAAACGCAGAAAGAAAAACACTGTTGAAATGAAGAATGAGGGAAACCACGCCACCCTCACGAGTTCCTGTGGGAACCTTGAGCCGCCTCACCAAGCGCCAAGTCAATTTCTGGAGCAGCACCAGCTGTTTGATGACCAACCTAACAACAAGTGCAACAAGAAACACACTACCAAAGTGGAGATGACCATGAAACCTGTGGATATATG TGGTTTGGACAGCAACACCACCCTCATGAAGTCTAAGAAAGACTCATTACCGGCTGTCGAAACATTGAATATCTTGGAGCATTCAAGAGGCATTTTTATTGCTGAGCAGCAGAGCCCTGTAGTGGGGATTGCGGTAAATTGCCAGAATTGTGGTGCTGAACAGAGCCCGCAATGGTGGGAGGGTCCCCTTGGACCCAAAACCATATGTCTTTCCTGTGGGCTGGCCAAGTACACAGGCAGGCGGAAAAGAAGTATGTCTTTAGTTTCTAACAAGAAGCGCAAAAAGAAAGACACTGCGAAAGTGGAGATGGCAGTGAAACCTGGTGATAAATG CACAAACAGCACCACTGCCCTCATGAACTCCAAGAAAGACCCCTCACCGGCTGTCGGTACATCGAATATCTCAGAGCAACCAAGCGTCATTGTCATTGCCGAGCAGCAGAGCCCTGCATCTGTGGTTGAAAACAGCATAAGCAGCAGCATGATGCTCATGAGCTCCTCTGGGACTGTCAACCTGCACAACCAAGCCCCAAGTGAATTTCCGCAGCAGAACCAGTTTTGTGACCAAGCTAACAACAAGCCCAAAGAGAAAGACACTACCACAGTGGAGTTTGAGGGAAACAGCTCTACCCTCATGAGGTCCTCTGGGGCCCTTGAGCCACTCCACCAAGCTCCAAACGAATTTCTGGACCAGCAGCAGCAAGCTAAGAACAAGCCCAACAAGAAAGACACTGCTAAAGTGGAGAGTGAGGGAAACAGCACCACCCTCATGAGCTCTTGTGGGACTAACAAACCGCCCGACCAAGCACAGAGCGAATTTCTGGGGCAACAGCAGCTGTTTTGTAACCAAGCTAACAATGGGACCAAAAAGGAAAACACTGCCAAAGGGGAGAGTGAGGGGAAGTGCCAGAATTGTGGGGCTGCGCAAACCCCGAGTTGGTTGGGAGGTCCCCTTGGACCAAAAACCCTATGTCATGCCTGTGGGCTGGCTAAGTGCACGGCCGGCCGGCAAAGAAGTATTGCTGTGGAGGTTGGAAAACTGCCCTGTCCATCACCTGCTACG GGAGAGTTTACTAATTCGACTTGCACTTTTCCGGTTCTTGAAGAGTTCCATCTCTCGCAGAAACCAAGCGACATAGCCAATGCCGAGCAACAGAAACCTTTTTCAGTTCTTGAAAGCAGCACAAACAACAGCATAGCCCTCATGAGCTCCTGCAGGATAAAAATCCCCCACCGAGCCCGAAGCAAGGTCCTCCGTAGAAGAAGAAGCACAATTCCAGGGCAGCAAGTTGGGATTGGAAAAAACTGTATGCAATGCGGAAAACAGACAAATAGATGGCGGATGGGTCCCCTCGGACCCACAACTCTATGTAATGCCTGTGGGAATAAGTATCAGCCCTTGTGGGGAAGAAGCGGCGTAACAGTGGACATTGCCAAAAACTATCATCATTGCGGGTCTGAGGAGACCACGCAATTGCTATTGTGTCCCCTTGGACCCAAAACCCTATGTACACTCTGTTATCATTGGTTTAAAGCCAGTGCTGAAGTGGAGATTGGGAGAAAATGCCAGCATTGTGGGGCTGAGAAAACCCCGCTTTGGCGGTCAGGTCCCCTGGGTTCCAAAACGCTGTGTAATGCATGTGGGCTTAGGTGGTACAAATTCGGGGATCTTTGCCGAGACCGCTCTGCAAGTAGCCCAACTCTCTTGAGGGAGTTGCATTCAAATTGTTACAGGAATGTGCTGATATGA
- the LOC133708188 gene encoding uncharacterized protein LOC133708188 isoform X2: MVSLDPDDFLAGLADDPDYPSRPFPATENLAEEEELEWLSNKDLFPAVETCLLTEEPPKKAMANAEQGKPVSVSVVKASIGGCGAVLLPPMPSRKTKDESAKVKSMRVCAYCGVTQTPQWPEGPLGICNACGFSYKSGRLCTEDSPKVQSIKSDKVNGIKSDKVKTIKRKCTHCGITQTPQWRLGPLGPQTLCNACGVRYKSGRLCPEYRPANSPTFSQELHSNKHRKVMEIRKQIYGNEGTVVRPVDKCTNSAAATALEKMKKDMFPTVTTVEQPRRSVIAEQQSPVSVLENSTNSSTTLKPHQPPSKFLREQQLFCNQPNNKHNQEDTAKVEIKRNIILMSSCGTLELPYKAPSEVLGQQQLFSCQPTSKRRKKNTVEMKNEGNHATLTSSCGNLEPPHQAPSQFLEQHQLFDDQPNNKCNKKHTTKVEMTMKPVDICNTTLMKSKKDSLPAVETLNILEHSRGIFIAEQQSPVVGIAVNCQNCGAEQSPQWWEGPLGPKTICLSCGLAKYTGRRKRSMSLVSNKKRKKKDTAKVEMAVKPGDKCTNSTTALMNSKKDPSPAVGTSNISEQPSVIVIAEQQSPASVVENSISSSMMLMSSSGTVNLHNQAPSEFPQQNQFCDQANNKPKEKDTTTVEFEGNSSTLMRSSGALEPLHQAPNEFLDQQQQAKNKPNKKDTAKVESEGNSTTLMSSCGTNKPPDQAQSEFLGQQQLFCNQANNGTKKENTAKGESEGKCQNCGAAQTPSWLGGPLGPKTLCHACGLAKCTAGRQRSIAVEVGKLPCPSPATGEFTNSTCTFPVLEEFHLSQKPSDIANAEQQKPFSVLESSTNNSIALMSSCRIKIPHRARSKVLRRRRSTIPGQQVGIGKNCMQCGKQTNRWRMGPLGPTTLCNACGNKYQPLWGRSGVTVDIAKNYHHCGSEETTQLLLCPLGPKTLCTLCYHWFKASAEVEIGRKCQHCGAEKTPLWRSGPLGSKTLCNACGLRWYKFGDLCRDRSASSPTLLRELHSNCYRNVLI, translated from the exons ATGGTGTCACTGGACCCAGATGACTTCTTGGCCGGCCTTGCCGATGACCCGGACTATCCCAGCCGTCCATTTCCGGCAACC GAGAACCTAGCTGAGGAAGAAGAGCTGGAATGGCTATCCAACAAGGACCTGTTCCCGGCAGTCGAAACCTGCCTGCTGACGGAGGAGCCACCAAAAAAGGCTATGGCCAATGCCGAGCAGGGGAAGCCGGTCTCTGTCTCGGTGGTtaaagcaagcattggaggatgTGGAGCAGTACTATTGCCGCCAATGCCGAGCAGGAAAACAAAGGATGAGAGTGCCAAAGTGAAGAGTATGAGAGTTTGCGCATATTGCGGGGTTACACAGACCCCACAGTGGCCGGAGGGTCCCTTGGGGATATGTAATGCCTGCGGTTTTAGCTACAAGTCCGGGCGGCTTTGCACTGAAGACAGTCCCAAAGTGCAGAGCATTAAGAGTGACAAGGTGAATGGAATTAAGAGTGACAAGGTGAAGACCATTAAGAGAAAGTGCACACATTGTGGGATTACACAGACTCCGCAGTGGCGGTTGGGTCCCCTTGGACCGCAGACCCTGTGTAATGCTTGTGGGGTTAGGTACAAGTCTGGGAGGCTTTGCCCCGAATACCGCCCTGCAAATAGCCCTACGTTCTCGCAGGAGTTGCATTCGAATAAGCACAGGAAGGTAATGGAGATCAGGAAGCAAATCTATGGGAATGAGGGGACGGTGGTGAGACCTGTGGATAAATG CACAAACAGTGCCGCCGCCACTGCCctagagaagatgaagaaagacATGTTCCCGACTGTCACAACAGTGGAGCAACCAAGAAGAAGTGTCATTGCTGAGCAGCAGAGCCCTGTTTCGGTGCTTGAAAACAGCACAAACAGCAGCACCACCCTCAAGCCCCACCAACCCCCAAGCAAATTTCTGAGGGAGCAGCAGCTGTTCTGTAACCAACCTAACAATAAGCACAACCAGGAAGACACTGCCAAAGTGGAAATTAAGAGAAACATCATCCTCATGAGTTCCTGTGGGACCCTTGAGCTGCCTTATAAAGCGCCAAGCGAAGTTTTGGGGCAGCAGCAGCTGTTTAGTTGCCAACCTACCAGCAAACGCAGAAAGAAAAACACTGTTGAAATGAAGAATGAGGGAAACCACGCCACCCTCACGAGTTCCTGTGGGAACCTTGAGCCGCCTCACCAAGCGCCAAGTCAATTTCTGGAGCAGCACCAGCTGTTTGATGACCAACCTAACAACAAGTGCAACAAGAAACACACTACCAAAGTGGAGATGACCATGAAACCTGTGGATATATG CAACACCACCCTCATGAAGTCTAAGAAAGACTCATTACCGGCTGTCGAAACATTGAATATCTTGGAGCATTCAAGAGGCATTTTTATTGCTGAGCAGCAGAGCCCTGTAGTGGGGATTGCGGTAAATTGCCAGAATTGTGGTGCTGAACAGAGCCCGCAATGGTGGGAGGGTCCCCTTGGACCCAAAACCATATGTCTTTCCTGTGGGCTGGCCAAGTACACAGGCAGGCGGAAAAGAAGTATGTCTTTAGTTTCTAACAAGAAGCGCAAAAAGAAAGACACTGCGAAAGTGGAGATGGCAGTGAAACCTGGTGATAAATG CACAAACAGCACCACTGCCCTCATGAACTCCAAGAAAGACCCCTCACCGGCTGTCGGTACATCGAATATCTCAGAGCAACCAAGCGTCATTGTCATTGCCGAGCAGCAGAGCCCTGCATCTGTGGTTGAAAACAGCATAAGCAGCAGCATGATGCTCATGAGCTCCTCTGGGACTGTCAACCTGCACAACCAAGCCCCAAGTGAATTTCCGCAGCAGAACCAGTTTTGTGACCAAGCTAACAACAAGCCCAAAGAGAAAGACACTACCACAGTGGAGTTTGAGGGAAACAGCTCTACCCTCATGAGGTCCTCTGGGGCCCTTGAGCCACTCCACCAAGCTCCAAACGAATTTCTGGACCAGCAGCAGCAAGCTAAGAACAAGCCCAACAAGAAAGACACTGCTAAAGTGGAGAGTGAGGGAAACAGCACCACCCTCATGAGCTCTTGTGGGACTAACAAACCGCCCGACCAAGCACAGAGCGAATTTCTGGGGCAACAGCAGCTGTTTTGTAACCAAGCTAACAATGGGACCAAAAAGGAAAACACTGCCAAAGGGGAGAGTGAGGGGAAGTGCCAGAATTGTGGGGCTGCGCAAACCCCGAGTTGGTTGGGAGGTCCCCTTGGACCAAAAACCCTATGTCATGCCTGTGGGCTGGCTAAGTGCACGGCCGGCCGGCAAAGAAGTATTGCTGTGGAGGTTGGAAAACTGCCCTGTCCATCACCTGCTACG GGAGAGTTTACTAATTCGACTTGCACTTTTCCGGTTCTTGAAGAGTTCCATCTCTCGCAGAAACCAAGCGACATAGCCAATGCCGAGCAACAGAAACCTTTTTCAGTTCTTGAAAGCAGCACAAACAACAGCATAGCCCTCATGAGCTCCTGCAGGATAAAAATCCCCCACCGAGCCCGAAGCAAGGTCCTCCGTAGAAGAAGAAGCACAATTCCAGGGCAGCAAGTTGGGATTGGAAAAAACTGTATGCAATGCGGAAAACAGACAAATAGATGGCGGATGGGTCCCCTCGGACCCACAACTCTATGTAATGCCTGTGGGAATAAGTATCAGCCCTTGTGGGGAAGAAGCGGCGTAACAGTGGACATTGCCAAAAACTATCATCATTGCGGGTCTGAGGAGACCACGCAATTGCTATTGTGTCCCCTTGGACCCAAAACCCTATGTACACTCTGTTATCATTGGTTTAAAGCCAGTGCTGAAGTGGAGATTGGGAGAAAATGCCAGCATTGTGGGGCTGAGAAAACCCCGCTTTGGCGGTCAGGTCCCCTGGGTTCCAAAACGCTGTGTAATGCATGTGGGCTTAGGTGGTACAAATTCGGGGATCTTTGCCGAGACCGCTCTGCAAGTAGCCCAACTCTCTTGAGGGAGTTGCATTCAAATTGTTACAGGAATGTGCTGATATGA
- the LOC133708189 gene encoding disease resistance protein RUN1-like has translation MDLSKPQFGASSSSSSSSTHSFTHDAFLSFRGVDTRKTFTGHLYSNLINKGINTFMDNDLTRGEDIRKELLEVIEGSRISIVVFSANYASSNWCLDELVKIFQCKESKQQIVYPIFYKVDPSEIRYQKGQVCEAIARLSKHKDNSEKVESWKAALTQAAILSGWHILDGGQEANDIDEIVKVISTKLMKCNPLDVATYPVGIESRVEDILKLLNIGQDDPHMVGIWGIGGIGKTTLAKAVYNAISYKFEHSCFLANVREESFSHGGLVKLQNNFLSKIIERNPPNVTNVDEGIIVLKQKLSQKKVLLVLDDVDHLDQLKKLAGGCDWFGPRSRIIITTRKMNCLRAHNVNPIYEAKELNDQEALELFNFHAFKGSICADDFFELGTEVIRYAKGIPLVLEVLGSDLCSKNKDEWKDALEYYNRYPNQQIQQALKRSYAALEDRMKEVFLHIACFFKGYDQIYVIKVLQSCDLNPMYGLKVLKEKALIKIEKDSKIWMHDLLEDMGKEIVRQESPDEVGKRSRLWFYEDVREVLEENIGTDRIKCIVLRYYPSQKICLNGGSFTNLKNLQIFKVDYAWDALRRGLGLSPQPVKGP, from the exons ATGGATCTGAGCAAACCTCAATTCGGagcctcctcctcttcctcttcttcttccacccaTTCATTCACACACGATGCCTTTCTGAGCTTCAGAGGTGTGGATACGCGCAAAACTTTCACAGGCCATTTGTACAGTAATTTGATTAACAAGGGAATTAACACTTTCATGGATAATGACCTTACAAGAGGAGAAGATATAAGAAAGGAGCTTCTCGAAGTAATTGAAGGATCAAGGATTTCTATTGTTGTATTTTCTGCGAACTATGCATCTTCAAATtggtgcttggatgaacttGTCAAGATCTTTCAGTGTAAAGAATCCAAGCAACAAATCGTTTACCCAATTTTCTACAAGGTAGATCCGTCGGAGATACGATACCAGAAGGGCCAGGTTTGTGAGGCAATTGCTCGCCTTAGCAAACACAAGGATAACTCAGAGAAGGTGGAGAGTTGGAAGGCAGCTCTAACACAAGCAGCAATTTTGTCTGGGTGGCACATCTTGGATGGAGG GCAAGAAGCGAATGACATTGATGAAATTGTTAAAGTGATATCAACCAAACTAATGAAATGCAACCCTTTAGATGTGGCAACATATCCTGTTGGAATAGAATCTCGTGTAGAAGACATACTTAAGCTCTTAAATATAGGGCAAGACGACCCTCACATGGTAGGGATATGGGGAATTGGCGGGATAGGAAAGACAACACTTGCAAAAGCTGTTTACAATGCAATTAGCTATAAGTTTGAACATAGCTGTTTCCTGGCAAATGTTAGAGAAGAATCATTTTCACATGGAGGTCTTGTCAAGCTACAAAACAATTTTCTTTCTAAGATTATAGAGAGGAATCCACCTAATGTGACCAATGTTGATGAAGGAATCATTGTGCTGAAGCAAAAACTAAGCCAGAAAAAGGTTCTCTtagttcttgatgatgtggacCACTTGGATCAATTAAAAAAACTTGCTGGAGGGTGTGATTGGTTTGGTCCAAGAAGTAGAATTATTATAACAACAAGAAAAATGAATTGCCTAAGGGCTCATAACGTCAATCCAATATATGAGGCCAAGGAATTAAATGATCAAGAAGCTTTAGAGCTCTTCAATTTCCATGCCTTCAAAGGAAGTATATGTGCGGATGACTTCTTTGAACTTGGAACTGAGGTAATACGTTATGCTAAAGGGATTCCGTTAGTTTTGGAAGTTTTGGGGTCAGATCTATGTAGTAAAAATAAGGATGAGTGGAAAGATGCATTAGAGTATTACAACAGATATCCTAACCAACAGATTCAACAAGCTCTCAAAAGAAGTTACGCTGCATTGGAGGATAGGATGAAAGAAGTTTTTCTTcatattgcatgtttctttaaaGGTTACGACCAAATCTATGTGATAAAAGTCCTACAAAGCTGTGACTTGAATCCTATGTATGGTCTCAAAGTCCTCAAAGAAAAGGCCTTGATCAAAATTGAGAAAGACAGTAAGATTTGGATGCATGACCTTTTAGAAGACATGGGAAAAGAAATTGTTCGGCAAGAGTCCCCTGATGAGGTAGGAAAGCGCAGTAGGTTGTGGTTTTATGAGGATGTTCGCGAGGTCCTTGAGGAAAACATA GGAACGGATAGAATTAAATGCATCGTGCTAAGATATTACCCTTCACAAAAGATATGCTTGAATGGCGGAAGCTTCACAAATTTGaaaaatcttcaaatttttAAAGTCGATTATGCATGGGATGCTTTGCGGAGAGGGCTTGGATTATCTCCCCAACCAGTTAAGGGTCCTTGA